The genomic window TCCCATCGCTAATTTTCCTGTACTTTTCAAACTTCCcgcattttcattttcatataaataaattagtTCGTCTGGATCCACGTCCTTATACTTACCATAATTACTTTGTGCTGAGGATGCAACAGATAAATTGTCTTCATCGTCCTCCATTACTACGTTTCCTTCCTGGTCGTTATTCATTAACTGTTCAGTCTCCTCATCGCCATCCTCCAATGGGGTGTTCTCTCCGTCGAAGTTGTCTTCCTGCAATTGGACAGACTTGCTAGGATTGCTTCTGTTCACACGGGGAGgattttttcctgcacaccttcttccccttattcGCATGATTCTTCTAGCGTCACCCATTTTGGCTTCATCACCATGCGGTAGATTTTCCATACTGTTCACGTGGGACCCTTCTTTGTGTCTTCCCTGTATATCCTCCACTCCTCTCTTCCGCTTTCCCAAATGGCCATCACTGTCACCAATTGGAAGAATTTCACATCCTTCCTTGGAGTTACTTCCCCCCTCTGTGTTCCCCTTCACCGTGTGGACGTCCTGGCTGCTATTGCCTACCACTTGGGGGTCATTTCCCTCCTCGTGTCTTTGCAGAAGGTTTTCCATTAGCCttaacatttttcaaattggaaTAGCGCCAAAGAGGTGAATAAAACagtataacaaaaaaaataaaagcattAACGATTAACTCATTGGTTATATTATCATGTAGGAGCGAatgccaccaccacccctggTGTGGGCTCCTCAAagtttggctttttttttttttttttttttttttttgtgtgactCTACATAAGAAGGGTGGACATCCCTTTATCGACTTCCATTTTATTCGCGCAACGTGGCGACAATGTACAGACGCTTCTCTATACACGTCTCGAGCGCATACGAATTaagttataaattttttagatGCGACTTTTccgatttttcttttttctgccaaacaaatggaacaattacaattttgcaggcgacaaaaaatgtaaagtcGTTTAAAGtggaatagaaaaaagaataaaaaaaggaagaagaaaaatatggcAAGGAAAACCATCaaatggcaaaaaatatatatatatgccttaTTCTTGCAGTCCACTTAgaggcatatttttttaatatacgtattttcaaattattcgcttttttttttttttttttccagggCGAATTTGAAAAGCCTTCTTTTTCGCGGGCCTACAATTTTATGTAGTTTCatgcaggggaaaaaagaaaaaaaaaaaaaaaaacgcgttcgttttttcacccctttcAAGTAAGCATACATATCTGAACAAAGGCGAGAAAGATATTTtagcattttcctttttttcctttttcttttatcatttttctttcttttttttctttcttcccgcCTACGTGTGCTGGCATATGGCAGATTATTCCTTGCTATGCCAATTGATCCCCGCGTCCTGTATGCCCACTCATTCTCTATCTTGCCAATTCCACCATTATACCTGTTGGCTATAAAACCCACATAAGGCGAAACCCGCCGGAGTACTGACTGCTGAATTTTTCTTGAGTAATTCTCGGCTGGGAAGAagttattttaaataatgcCACCAAGGAGGAGCGTACGTTTCTAGTTCACGCGAGTTTAGAGGCAAATATAGTGGCCAGCCGCGTGGCGAAGTATTTACCGCCTTGCGCGTATAATATGAGGtgctattatatatatttttttctcctggaATAAACAGGTGGATACGCAAAGTCAGCGTGCTTGCCtctccacatttttcctttcgaggggggaaataaaataacacctCTTCGTGGCGTGCATTTCGGTTGGATCGCTAACCAAGTGAAAGTGCGTCTGTGGATTTATTTGTAGAGTAACACGCGAACAAATCGAACGTGCACAAGTGAACACTTAAGCGCTACACATCCCATGTCATTTGTAAAGAAAATTCTCCATAGTGGACAATTATAGCACCAGAAAGAGGAaatctgctttttttttctgagaCGCACTacaagggggaagaggaagaggaagacggAAAGTACACGTCGTACGTCCATGTGGTACAAGAAAGTTACGCCATTGCTTTGGATCTTCCTAAGCGCCTTTACCGCGCCCAAGATGGATTGTCAGGCCATTGCGAAAAGTTTGGAGCACATGAACCACCTGCAGAATGTGAAGTACCTGGAAGCGAATGACCTAACAGATTTTAACCAAAAGAGCGCGTACTACATTTGTCAGCAGATTGCAGAAAAGCAgcagaaaaatgaagggggGTATGTGGTGATAGGTCTCTCTGGGGGAAAAACTCCCATTGAtgtgtataaaaatatggcCCTAGTtaaggacataaaaatagACACGAGCAAATtgatatttttcataatagATGAAAGGTACAAAAGTTACGATCACAAGTTTAGCAACTACAACAACATaaagttcctttttgaaagtttaaaaataaatgaggaggaacagTTGTACAAGCCAGACACTTCATTGAACATCGTGGACTGTGTGAGGGACTACAAtgagaagataaaaaatatgctaaaaaaatataacaaagTAGATATCGCTATATTAGGAATGGGAAGCGATTTTCACATAGCTAGTTTATttccaaatatatttttcaatatCTATATGAACAATTACCAGAATAGTTACATTTACGATGAATCCTCTATCAAGCCGGTAAACAATAACGACAACTGTGACAATGATAATTTGAACCTACTGAAGGAATATGTGTACTTTACAACGACCAACAATTTCGATGTGAGGAAAAGAATTACCGTTTCGTTAAATCTACTGGGAAGTGCATCTAGCAAAATCTTTTTACTAAATTCTAAGGAAAAGTTGGACCtatggaaaaatatgctaCTAAAATCGTATGTGGATGTGAATTATTCTCTCTACCCCGCTGTGTACCTCATCGATAAAATGAACACCACGGTGGTGACTTGCGGATATAAAAACTATTCACAGATGTTGGAGGATATTTATGTTTCGCATAATTCTCTGTCGGTGCATTCGTCTAGCCTAAATAGGAAGGAATTCCTCacctttataatttttggCTGCTCAGGAGATTtagcaaagaagaaaatttacccCGCCATTTTTAAACTATTCTGTAATAAGCACTTACCGAAGGATTTCTTAATTATCGGATTTGCGAGAACAGTACAAAGTTTTGATTCCTTCTTTGATAAAATAGTTGGATACTTGAAGAGGTGCCTGCACAGCTATGAGGATTTATCCCCTGTCCAGAAGAAGGACTTGCTAAATAGCTTCAAAAATAAGTGCAGGTATTACATTGGGGACTACTCCAGCTCGGAAAGCTTTGAAAAGTTTAACAAGTACTTGACGAAGCTGGAGAGGGAGAACTTCGTCGGCACGTTGACTACCATGTGGGGGGATGATGCGGGGAACGAATCGCCTGTTAACTATGCGAATAGCTTGGAACTCCACTCAGATGGGTCCATTCGCGCAAAAGGGAGTGGTAACTCTACCCCTGTGAAAACCAAAGTTGGAGCAACTGGACGGACCACACCCATGCTGAGGAAACGCTCAAACATGGGTGACACATTGGACCAAGTGCAATCCAGCACGAAGGGCCCATTCACCATAAACAGAGTACTGTACCTGGCATTGCCTCCACATATATTCGTAAGTaccttaaaaaattacaaaaaaaattgcctcaACAAAAATGGTACAGACAAAATATTATTAGAAAAGCCATTTGGAAAAGATTTACAATCATTTAAAGTGTTGTCGAAGCAGATTCTGGAAAATTTTAACGAAGAGTGTATATACAGAATAGATCACTACTTGGGTAAAGACATGGTGTCAGGGTTACTGAAGTTAAAATTTACCAACACGTTTCTGCTCTCCCTGATGAATAGGCACTTCATCAAATGTATAAAGGTTACCctgaaggaaacaaaaggAGTGTACGGTAGGGGACAGTACTTCGACCCCTATGGGATCATCCGTGACGTGATGCAAAATCATATGCTCCAACTACTAACCTTAATAACGATGGAAAATCCAATCGACTTAAATGACGAATcggtaaaaaatgaaaaaataaaaatattgaaaTGTATTCCACCCATCAAATTGGATGAAACGATAATTGGACAATATGTCAAATCGGACAACTACCAAGAGGACACAAACTTATCCAACCCCCTTCCGGATGATCAACCTGTTGATGAGTCGAAAAGGAACCATAGCTACCATGACGATCCCCACATAGACCCCAACTCCATTACGCCAACCTTCTGTACTTGCATTTTATATATCAATTCAATAAATTGGTATGGAGTGCCCATTATATTCAAAGCAGGAAAAGGACTAAATAAAGATGTATGTGAAATCCGAATACAATTTCATAACATCATGGGATCCTCCGATGAAAGTATGTATAACAACGAATTTGTAATTATCCTCCAACCTGTTGAAGTTATCTACTTAAAAATGATGGTAAAAAAACCTGGCTgtgaagaaatggaagaagttCAACTAAATTTAACCCTcaatgataaaaataaaaaaaattacgttCCAGAAGCTTATGAAACATTGTTACTGGAATGCTTTAAAGgctttaagaaaaaatttatttctgATGAGGAGCTATACGAATCGTGG from Plasmodium coatneyi strain Hackeri chromosome 12, complete sequence includes these protein-coding regions:
- a CDS encoding Glucose-6-phosphate dehydrogenase-6-phosphogluconolactonase — encoded protein: MDCQAIAKSLEHMNHLQNVKYLEANDLTDFNQKSAYYICQQIAEKQQKNEGGYVVIGLSGGKTPIDVYKNMALVKDIKIDTSKLIFFIIDERYKSYDHKFSNYNNIKFLFESLKINEEEQLYKPDTSLNIVDCVRDYNEKIKNMLKKYNKVDIAILGMGSDFHIASLFPNIFFNIYMNNYQNSYIYDESSIKPVNNNDNCDNDNLNLLKEYVYFTTTNNFDVRKRITVSLNLLGSASSKIFLLNSKEKLDLWKNMLLKSYVDVNYSLYPAVYLIDKMNTTVVTCGYKNYSQMLEDIYVSHNSLSVHSSSLNRKEFLTFIIFGCSGDLAKKKIYPAIFKLFCNKHLPKDFLIIGFARTVQSFDSFFDKIVGYLKRCLHSYEDLSPVQKKDLLNSFKNKCRYYIGDYSSSESFEKFNKYLTKLERENFVGTLTTMWGDDAGNESPVNYANSLELHSDGSIRAKGSGNSTPVKTKVGATGRTTPMLRKRSNMGDTLDQVQSSTKGPFTINRVLYLALPPHIFVSTLKNYKKNCLNKNGTDKILLEKPFGKDLQSFKVLSKQILENFNEECIYRIDHYLGKDMVSGLLKLKFTNTFLLSLMNRHFIKCIKVTLKETKGVYGRGQYFDPYGIIRDVMQNHMLQLLTLITMENPIDLNDESVKNEKIKILKCIPPIKLDETIIGQYVKSDNYQEDTNLSNPLPDDQPVDESKRNHSYHDDPHIDPNSITPTFCTCILYINSINWYGVPIIFKAGKGLNKDVCEIRIQFHNIMGSSDESMYNNEFVIILQPVEVIYLKMMVKKPGCEEMEEVQLNLTLNDKNKKNYVPEAYETLLLECFKGFKKKFISDEELYESWRIFTPLLNELQEKQVQPLKYPFGSSGPDQVYDLVKKYYNYGQNYANTPAFVRKSSFYEDNLLDIN